A window of the Pogona vitticeps strain Pit_001003342236 chromosome 4, PviZW2.1, whole genome shotgun sequence genome harbors these coding sequences:
- the DERL1 gene encoding derlin-1 isoform X2, whose translation MFMLLFNWICILITGLAMNMQLLMIPLIMSVLYVWAQLNRDMMVSFWFGTRFKACYLPWVILGFNYIIGGSIINELVGNLVGHLYFFLMFKYPVDLGGRHFLSTPQFLYNWLPNRRGGVSGFGVPPASMRRPADNRQGEGRHNWGQGFRLGDQ comes from the exons ATGTTCATGCTGCTTTTTAACTGGATCTGCATTCTT ATTACTGGCTTGGCAATGAATATGCAG TTGCTGATGATTCCCTTGATTATGTCTGTGCTTTATGTTTGGGCCCAGCTAAACCGAGACATGATGGTGTCATTTTGGTTTGGGACACGGTTTAAG GCATGCTATCTACCATGGGTTATTCTGGGGTTCAACTATATCATTGGAGGCTC TATCATCAATGAGTTGGTTGGCAACTTGGTTGGCCATCTGTACTTTTTCTTGATGTTCAAATATCCAGTGGACTTAGGAGGAAGACATTTCTTGTCAACACCTCAGTTTCT GTACAACTGGCTGCCCAACAGAAGAGGAGGAGTGTCAGGATTCGGTGTGCCGCCTGCGAGTATGCGCAGGCCAGCAGACAATCGCCAGGGCGAGGGACGACACAACTGGGGTCAGGGCTTTCGGCTAGGCGATCAGTGA
- the DERL1 gene encoding derlin-1 isoform X1 — protein MSDLGEWFRSIPLITRYWFAGSIAVPLVGKLGLVSPVYLFLWPEAFLNRFQIWRPLTATFYFPVGPGTGFLYLVNLYFLYQYSSRLETGAFDGRPADYMFMLLFNWICILITGLAMNMQLLMIPLIMSVLYVWAQLNRDMMVSFWFGTRFKACYLPWVILGFNYIIGGSIINELVGNLVGHLYFFLMFKYPVDLGGRHFLSTPQFLYNWLPNRRGGVSGFGVPPASMRRPADNRQGEGRHNWGQGFRLGDQ, from the exons ATGTCGGACCTCGGGGAGTGGTTCCGGAGTATCCCGCTCATCACTCGGTACTGGTTTGCGGGCTCCATCGCGGTTCCCCTCGTCGGCAAGTTAGGCCTCGTCAGCCCCGTCTACCTCTTCCTGTGGCCCGAAGCCTTTCTCAATCGCTTCCAG ATATGGAGGCCACTGACTGCGACGTTCTATTTCCCTGTTGGACCAGGAACAGGGTTTCTTTACCTGGTGAACTTATATTTTTTGTATCAGTATTCATCACGACTGGAAACAG GTGCTTTTGATGGAAGGCCTGCCGACTATATGTTCATGCTGCTTTTTAACTGGATCTGCATTCTT ATTACTGGCTTGGCAATGAATATGCAG TTGCTGATGATTCCCTTGATTATGTCTGTGCTTTATGTTTGGGCCCAGCTAAACCGAGACATGATGGTGTCATTTTGGTTTGGGACACGGTTTAAG GCATGCTATCTACCATGGGTTATTCTGGGGTTCAACTATATCATTGGAGGCTC TATCATCAATGAGTTGGTTGGCAACTTGGTTGGCCATCTGTACTTTTTCTTGATGTTCAAATATCCAGTGGACTTAGGAGGAAGACATTTCTTGTCAACACCTCAGTTTCT GTACAACTGGCTGCCCAACAGAAGAGGAGGAGTGTCAGGATTCGGTGTGCCGCCTGCGAGTATGCGCAGGCCAGCAGACAATCGCCAGGGCGAGGGACGACACAACTGGGGTCAGGGCTTTCGGCTAGGCGATCAGTGA